The segment CATAcaggaaaaaagagagaaaatttttaTAGATAAAGTACAGTTGTGTGGGACAGAGAGGTGTAGAGAGTGGTGAGGTAAGGGGGGTGGGTGGTTGATTTGAACCTTGGGGATCGGGGAAAGTGGGAAATCTTGGGTTTTAGGAAACTACAGGGGTTTCCACTGAAATTAATGTTTCATTACTTATTTTCTTGATGATGGGGTTctgaaattaatcaattaaatttcaGGTGAGTTGCAACATTTTTGGAGGAAATAGAATTTTTTGCTGAATTTTCAAGGGTGCATGCAATCTGGGGGTGGAGCTCAGCAAGGTGGTGTCGCCGGCGCCGGTGGTGGACATGGGCGGAACACGGCGGCATCAGCCTCAGCTTCTCCAACATCATCTTCTTCTGCCTCTCATATGGGGTTGGATCAGCAGCAGCTGCATCAACAGCATCAGCGGCAGGTTAGGGTTAACAACTTTTTTTCTGAATTTTACTTGTGCTTTTGAGGAAGAGGGGGTGTTTCAAGTggcattttgtttttttctgaaGTAGGATTGATGTTTGTTATTCTATTTTGGAAGTGGGTTTCGCATAAGACatcaagttctttttttttttgtatgatgTTGTTCAACACTAGGTTTGAAGTGACATGAATTTGCTTGCTATGTGAAAGacattctttttcttgttcaatTAGCACTGAGATGCCAGCTGCTAAACTACTTAAGCTTTGGAAGTAGGAGGAATTTGAAAATCTTTGTATGAAGGAGAGAGTGATTTGCTTTTTGTAAGAAAGAGCATTTTTTGTGCTGAAAAATGTATTAGCGCTTGTTGATTTTTAGAGTTATCCAAAATTCACTTTTCAGAGAATTAACTCTGTGTATCTTAGTCTTCCCTCTAATGGAAGTGTTAAGTTCCACCAAGTACGTATTGTCTAGCATGTTGTGattcctatttttctttttcttgatagatagTTCCACCTTTTCTTCCTTATTTTAAGTGCTCGTCTCTGCCAGGTCTTTAATATTTTAACCTTGACCTATTCAAAAGGTTTATATTTCCAACAGTATTGGAAGTTAATGTGATTCTTAGCTGCAATGATGTTCTCAACTCATACCAGATTAACTGTCATTGCTTCGGTTATGGAATGCAATCTTCTATTTCGTCCATCCACATGACACATTTTGTCCATGTGATTCTTAACTGCAATGATGTTCTCAACTCATACCAGATTAACTGTCATTGCTTAGGTTATGGAATGCAAACTTCTTTTTCGTTCATACATGATATGACACATTTTTTCCATGTGATTCTTAACTGCAATGATGTTCTCAACTCATACAAGATTAATTGTCATTTCTTAGGTTATGGAATGCAAACTTCTATTTCGTCCATACATGATATGCCACATTTTGTCCGTGTGATTCTTAACAGCAATGATGTTCTCAACTCATACCAGATTAATTGTCATCTCTTAGGTTATGGAATGCAAACTTCTATTTCGTCCATACGTGATATGCAACATTTTGTCCATGTGATTCTTAACTGCAATGATGTTCTTAACTCATACCAGATTAATTGTCATTTCTTAGGTTATGGAGTGCAAACTTCTATTTCGTCCATACATATGACACATTTTGTCCAAATTTGATACTTAATGATACTCTGAAAAGTTGTAATTGTCCtcatttctaaaattttactgTATTTGATTTCTGAGTTGATTATCCTTAACAGGAAACACATTTATTAAAAGTGAACTGAAGAAGACGAATTGCAGCACAGGACGAAATAAGATGTTGCTTAACTAAACCAGAGTATTTTTGTCCAATATGTGCATAGAATGCTGCAAATTTCCCGAGAAATTCTTTCATGCTTTTGACTGGCAGTATTTGTCCTTCAGAATGCTGCAAATTTCCCTAGAAATTCTTTCATGCTTTTGACTGGCAGTATTTAACCTTCAGCATTATCAACTTTGTCAGTCATACCAGTTTCTCTCGAGTTTCTTGTATGCTAtattgttataatatttttccaTGTACTTTTGTTGCGTTGTTTGCTTCCAACTACTGATGTCTGGAGAGATTGttgttcctttttttaaattatttttgaaacaatATTTTACCAGGTATGTTTTCAAATAAAGTGTCAAAACTTGTTATGTTGAATCATGATAGCTGCTCTTTTCGAACTGATTTGTGTTTAATCTTAGTGTCTTATTATGTTCCCCTGCTGAAAATATCGTGGTGGCTTATTGTCAAAAATAAGGAAGATCACAATAATCTAGGTCTTATTTAAATTACTCACCTTCttttataaataacttttaCATATCACTTATCGGATATTCGTTTTGTAGTCATTACAACAACAGTTACTTAGAAGGCCTGAAGGAAACGAAGCTATTCTGGCCTTCCAGACTGGCAGTCCCCATGGAATTTTAGGTGGGGGTAATTTTGTTGGACCTTCTGGATCCATGCAGCTGCCTCAGCAGTCGAGGAGGTATATTGAACAGCATGATTCTCCCACCATTCGAGAGGATGGACAGAACAGGAGCCAGGGCTTTGAGCAACCGATGTTGAGTCCTGTCCAACAGGCATACCTGCAGTATGCTTTCCAGGCAGCACAACAGAAGTCCGCTCTTGGGATGCAACATCAGCAGCAAATGAAAATGGGAATGTTTGGGCCTTCTGCAAAGGACCAAGATCCTAGACTTGCTAATATGAAAATTCAGGAACTCGTTTCCATGCAGGCACCGAACCAGGCCCAAGCATCATCATCAAAGATATCCTCTGAGCAACTTTTCTCTCGTAGCGAGAAACAATCAGACCAGGGACAGCAGTTTATGACCGATCAGAGGCCAGACCCAAAGCTTCCTTCCCAGCCAACATTGCTTGGCCAAACGGTAGCTACGAAGCCCATGCAGGCGCCACCATCTCAGCAAAGCATGGCGAACATGGCGAGTAACTCTCTTGCTATGGCTGCACAGATGCAGGCAATGCAGGCAATGCAGGCTCTGGCTTATGAACGTAATGTTGATCTGTCACTACCTGCAAATGCTAACATTATGCAACAGCTAATTCCGCTCATGCAGTCCAGAATGATTGCCCAGCAGAAAGTGCCTGAAAACAATGTGCCAGTTCAATCTTCATCAGGTCATATGCCAAAGCAGCAAGTTTCATCACCTCAAGTTGCAAATGACAGTTCGCCCCATGCTCATTCTTCAAGTGATTTGTCGGGGTCAAGTTCTGCTAAAACTAGGCAGGCTGTTACAACTGGTCCTCTCACTGCGTCTCATAGTGTAGCTTCAGTGAATAACCCAAATAATATTCCTCAGCAGCAGTTTTCTGCTCATGGCAGAGAGAACAATTTGCCTCCTAGACAACCAATTATGGCTAGCAGTGGATTACCTCCGATGCATTACCCACAGTCATCTGTAAACCCAAACCAGGGTGCGGATAACACCTCGCTGCCTAAACCCGCCTCTAATGCCCAAGAAATCTTGCAGACGCAGTATGCCAGGCAGTTGAGTCGACCTTCATCACATTCTGCAGCTTCTTCTCCAGATGGGAACTCGGGGAATCCCCTTATGTCTCAGGGTGGAAATGTCCGTCAGGTGCAACCACAACTGGGTTTCAGTAAGCAGCAACTGCATGTTCTTAAAGCCCAAATACTTGCATTTAGACGTATAAAGGTTTGTACATTACTGTACCTGTCAGGTTTACATACTTTACTTTTCCTTGTTCAAAATACTCAAGTTTGTTATTATTACATATATCttgatcttctttttcttgcttGTAGAAAGGAGATGGGACATTACCACGTGAATTACTCCAAGCTATAATTCCGCCACCTCTGGATGTGCAAATGCAGCAAACATTTCCACCTGGTGGTATAGTAAATCAGGAGAGAACACCAGGAAAAGGTTCAGAAGATAACAGAAGACCCTCGGAACCAAGTGAGAAGGGTCCTCAGCTTGTAGTACCATCTAATGGACCGAATGGTTCAAAGGAGGAGGTCACAAGAGAGGAGAGTACAGCTGCCGCAACCGCAACCGCAACCGCAACCGCACCTGTGCCAGGTAGCACAACTGAGACAAAGGAGAATGCATCAGTGGTTCTTCCTGGAAAAGAGGAGCAGCGAATCATGGGACATACTAGTAAATCTGACCAGGATGCTGATCATGCTATTAAGAACACTACTGGCAGAGGTGATATTGCACCAGATAGGGGTAAAGCTGTTGCATCACAAGTTACTGGTTCTGATACTACTCAGGTGAAAAAAGCTATGCAATCTAGTGCTACTCAACAAAAAGATACGGGCCCAGCTCGAAAGTATCATGGACCATTATTCGATTTTCCTTTCTTCACTCGAAAGCATGATGGTTTTGGACCATCCATGATgatgaacaacaacaataatttaACATTGGGTTATGATATCAAGGATCTTCTAATGGAGGAAGGCTCAGAATTTCACAAGAGAAAAAGGGAGGAAAGTATAAAGAAGATTGGTGATATACTAGCTATTAATTTAGAGAGGAAAAGGATTAGACCAGATCTTGTTCTAAGATTGcaaatagaagaaaagaaacTCCGACTTGCTGGTATACAGGCACGAATGAGGGATGAGATTGACCAACAGCAGCAGGAGATAATGGCAATGCCTGATAGGCATTACCGAAAATTCGTAAGGCTGTGCGAGCGTCAACGTCAGGATCTATCTAGGCAAGTGCAGGCCTCCCAGAAAGCTAGCAgagaaaaacaattaaaattaatttttcaatggCGTAAGAAGCTTCTTGAGGCTCATTGGGCAATACGTGATGCTCGAACTGCACGCAACAGGGGAGTAGCTAAGTATCATGAGAGGATGTTGAGGGAGTTCTCAAAGAAAAAGGATGATAACCGGAATGAAAGAATGGAGGCGTTGAAGAATAATGATGTTGAGAGATACAGGGAGATGTTGCTAGAGCAGCAGACCAATGTTCCTGGTGATGGTGCTGAGAGATATGCTGTTCTTTCATCATTTTTGAGTCAGACAGAAGAGTATCTTCATAAATTGGGAGGTAAAATTACAGCCACAAAAAAGCAGCAGGAGGTTGACGAGGCTGCAAATGCTGCTGCGGTTGCTGCACGTGCACAGGTACTTCTCTTCCCCTTGCCTTGTGCAATCACCTATCTTAAGTTGTTTTGCATGTGTTGCGAATTGCTATACTTTGGGAAAAGGTCGTTGGTGCAATTTTACGGATAACATAGGGTAAGGCAGGAGTTACCAGATGCCTTTTCCAGTACTGGTATCTTATATATTGTTATGAGCAACAAGAATAAAACCAAACTTTGTCTTTCAACTACACACTCTTTATTTGAACATATGGACCTCCTGTTGTACCGGATTTGCTTGATAAACTTCCATTCCCTAGTTGATGACCGTTTTATTtgcattcattcatatatttctCCGTGATAACAGGGCCTCTCTGAAGAAGAAGTAAGAGCTGCAGCAGCCTGTGCTCGGGAGGAAGTCATGATTAGGAATCGTTTCTCTGAAATGAATGCACCCAGAGATGGTTCATCAGTTAACAAGTaactcattttcttttcttagtaCATGCTGTTTAATTTGGATCATTCTCTTAAATTTTGGCATTTCGGGACATATCTGGATGTGAGAAGTTCTGTGCAGCGGTCGATGATTTGTTGCTGATAAGTTCAGTTTGCTCTTGAATAGCAGCTGAGCGGTCCTAGGTTATGTGGAAGAAAATTAGTTATCTGGTCGCTGTTCATTTTGTCATTGGCATTGTGGTTGCTTACATCTAGGATAACCATCACTTATCTTAACTGACTACACTTGTCTTTAACATTCTATGCAGTGTCATTGTTTAGGTGCATTAACTGTGTACTCTTTTAATGTCTCCAGGTATTACCATCTTGCCCATGCTGTGAATGAAAGGGTTATCAAGCAGCCTTCCATGTTAAGGGCTGGAACTTTGCGAGACTATCAGCTTGTAAGTTGTAAATTTTAATACATGCATAAAAGGATTGACTTCATTTTCTTAGTTTCAGTTTCTCACTTTGTGCTTTAcatgagataaaaaaaatggtatCAAAATGTTACAGGTTGGGTTGCAGTGGATGCTTTCTTTGTATAATAATAAGCTAAATGGTATATTGGCTGATGAGATGGGTCTGGGGAAGACTGTGCAGGTGTGAATATTTCTACCCTTTCATCTAATCTAGTGTCCTTCTTTTCTCTGTTAGTTGGATCTTTATAACTATGAGTGTGTCAACTGCGTGAAAAAGAAGTTGAACATAATTGAACAACATGCTTAATTTGAAACAGAGGGAAAACATATTATTGTCCATCTTCAGGGTGCTACTTTTTTAGCAGATAGTCAGTAGCTTGTGGGATGGTGATATGTGTCTGATCCTCATTCTCTGTCTCAACAGGTTATGGCATTAATTGCTTATTTGATGGAATTCAAACAAAACTATGGACCACATCTTATAATTGTGCCAAATGCAGTTCTAGTTAATTGGAAGGTTAGTAATCAATTGCTGTTGATAGTGTGTGCATTTCTGGTTTCCCTTTGTGCTTACCCATTTTATATTTCCAGAGTGAGTTTCTCAATTGGCTTCCATCTGCGTCCTGCATTTTCTATGTTGGTGGAAAGGATCAAAGATCGAAGTTATTTTCGCAGGTAAGATGCATTCATGCTGATGAATTTAACCAGTTTAAGTTGTTGAGTTTGGTTTGAAGATTTTATATGCTGCTTCCACATCTTGTAGGAAGTTTGTGCGATGAAGTTTAATGTACTTGTCACTACGTACGAGTTCATCATGTATGATCGTGCTAAACTTTCAAAAGTCGATTGGAAGTATATAATAATTGATGAGGCACAGCGTATGAAGGATAGGGAGTCAGTTCTTGCTCGCGATCTTGACAGATATCGATGCCAAAGGCGCTTGCTTCTCACAGGGACACCATTGCAGGTGCATTGCGTCAATGATTGCTTATGTTAGATATTTTTCTTCTGCTTATGTTTGGATCTGCATTATTGCCATAAGTATTGCCTATGTCCTACCTTTAAGTAGGCCATGCTAGATTCAAATGCTAACAAAACTATTCAAGCCTGAG is part of the Solanum lycopersicum chromosome 1, SLM_r2.1 genome and harbors:
- the LOC101245796 gene encoding ATP-dependent helicase BRM isoform X1, encoding MQSGGGAQQGGVAGAGGGHGRNTAASASASPTSSSSASHMGLDQQQLHQQHQRQSLQQQLLRRPEGNEAILAFQTGSPHGILGGGNFVGPSGSMQLPQQSRRYIEQHDSPTIREDGQNRSQGFEQPMLSPVQQAYLQYAFQAAQQKSALGMQHQQQMKMGMFGPSAKDQDPRLANMKIQELVSMQAPNQAQASSSKISSEQLFSRSEKQSDQGQQFMTDQRPDPKLPSQPTLLGQTVATKPMQAPPSQQSMANMASNSLAMAAQMQAMQAMQALAYERNVDLSLPANANIMQQLIPLMQSRMIAQQKVPENNVPVQSSSGHMPKQQVSSPQVANDSSPHAHSSSDLSGSSSAKTRQAVTTGPLTASHSVASVNNPNNIPQQQFSAHGRENNLPPRQPIMASSGLPPMHYPQSSVNPNQGADNTSLPKPASNAQEILQTQYARQLSRPSSHSAASSPDGNSGNPLMSQGGNVRQVQPQLGFSKQQLHVLKAQILAFRRIKKGDGTLPRELLQAIIPPPLDVQMQQTFPPGGIVNQERTPGKGSEDNRRPSEPSEKGPQLVVPSNGPNGSKEEVTREESTAAATATATATAPVPGSTTETKENASVVLPGKEEQRIMGHTSKSDQDADHAIKNTTGRGDIAPDRGKAVASQVTGSDTTQVKKAMQSSATQQKDTGPARKYHGPLFDFPFFTRKHDGFGPSMMMNNNNNLTLGYDIKDLLMEEGSEFHKRKREESIKKIGDILAINLERKRIRPDLVLRLQIEEKKLRLAGIQARMRDEIDQQQQEIMAMPDRHYRKFVRLCERQRQDLSRQVQASQKASREKQLKLIFQWRKKLLEAHWAIRDARTARNRGVAKYHERMLREFSKKKDDNRNERMEALKNNDVERYREMLLEQQTNVPGDGAERYAVLSSFLSQTEEYLHKLGGKITATKKQQEVDEAANAAAVAARAQGLSEEEVRAAAACAREEVMIRNRFSEMNAPRDGSSVNKYYHLAHAVNERVIKQPSMLRAGTLRDYQLVGLQWMLSLYNNKLNGILADEMGLGKTVQVMALIAYLMEFKQNYGPHLIIVPNAVLVNWKSEFLNWLPSASCIFYVGGKDQRSKLFSQEVCAMKFNVLVTTYEFIMYDRAKLSKVDWKYIIIDEAQRMKDRESVLARDLDRYRCQRRLLLTGTPLQNDLKELWSLLNLLLPEVFDNRKAFHDWFSKPFQKEGPTHNAEDDWLETEKKVIVIHRLHQILEPFMLRRRVEDVEGSLPPKVSVVLRCRMSGFQSAVYDWIKSTGTLRVDPEDEKRRAEKNPNYQPKTYKVLNNRCMELRKTCNHPLLNYPYLNVTKDFLVKSCGKLWILDRILIKLQRAGHRVLLFSTMTKLLDILEEHLQWRRLVYRRIDGTTSLEDRESAIVDFNSPDTDCFIFLLSIRAAGRGLNLQTADTVIIYDPDPNPKNEEQAVARAHRIGQKREVKVIYLEAVVDKIASHQKEDEYRGGVVDSDDDLAGKDRYMGSIESLIRNNIQQYKIDMADEVINAGRFDQRTTHEERRLTLETLLHDEERYQETLHDVPSLQEVNRMIARSEEEVEQFDQMDEEYDWEEEMTRYDQVPKWLRASSKDVNMAIANLAKKPSKNVLFSSGVGVDSSGLAPESEKKRGRPKGKKVPIYTELDDDNGEFSEASSGERNGYSAHEDGEIGEFEDDEFSGAVGVTPVNKDQSEEDGPSFADRYEYHQGPQGAIKTRVPDQLGSSGSSSDNQRPTQIVSSSVSSQQKFGSLSALDARPSSRAKRMADELEEGEIAVSGDSHVDLQQSGSWIQDRDEGEDEQVLQPKIKRKRSLRVRPRQATERPEEALIEKPAVQRGDSSQMAFQGDRRYDLQMRNDRGHKTHAGPSGPKNNQNDASFKSKRSIPSRKSSSNSVKVYGLGKPGKVSRLSPDDAFEPTRESWDNKLMNASGTYSGGTKMSEVIQRKCKTVVTKLQKKIEKGGHQIIPLLHGLWKRIGSSGCMGGSEDSPFGLQTIDLRVDESEYSGVLEFVSDVQLMLKRAVQYFGFSHEVRSEARKVHDLFFDILKIEFPETDFREARNSISFAGPAASTTPASSRLMPVGQNKRHKLINEMEPDSSPLLKPQTRGTLHASEDAKAKSHMAQRETRFGGSSSRELSQQDDSRPFTHPGELVICKKKRKDREKLGLKPGSSSAGPVSPPGVSRSIRSPGSLPTVKEGGRLNQQTPQQLNGSGSSSSVGWANPVKRLRSDSARRRQSHL
- the LOC101245796 gene encoding ATP-dependent helicase BRM isoform X2 — encoded protein: MQLPQQSRRYIEQHDSPTIREDGQNRSQGFEQPMLSPVQQAYLQYAFQAAQQKSALGMQHQQQMKMGMFGPSAKDQDPRLANMKIQELVSMQAPNQAQASSSKISSEQLFSRSEKQSDQGQQFMTDQRPDPKLPSQPTLLGQTVATKPMQAPPSQQSMANMASNSLAMAAQMQAMQAMQALAYERNVDLSLPANANIMQQLIPLMQSRMIAQQKVPENNVPVQSSSGHMPKQQVSSPQVANDSSPHAHSSSDLSGSSSAKTRQAVTTGPLTASHSVASVNNPNNIPQQQFSAHGRENNLPPRQPIMASSGLPPMHYPQSSVNPNQGADNTSLPKPASNAQEILQTQYARQLSRPSSHSAASSPDGNSGNPLMSQGGNVRQVQPQLGFSKQQLHVLKAQILAFRRIKKGDGTLPRELLQAIIPPPLDVQMQQTFPPGGIVNQERTPGKGSEDNRRPSEPSEKGPQLVVPSNGPNGSKEEVTREESTAAATATATATAPVPGSTTETKENASVVLPGKEEQRIMGHTSKSDQDADHAIKNTTGRGDIAPDRGKAVASQVTGSDTTQVKKAMQSSATQQKDTGPARKYHGPLFDFPFFTRKHDGFGPSMMMNNNNNLTLGYDIKDLLMEEGSEFHKRKREESIKKIGDILAINLERKRIRPDLVLRLQIEEKKLRLAGIQARMRDEIDQQQQEIMAMPDRHYRKFVRLCERQRQDLSRQVQASQKASREKQLKLIFQWRKKLLEAHWAIRDARTARNRGVAKYHERMLREFSKKKDDNRNERMEALKNNDVERYREMLLEQQTNVPGDGAERYAVLSSFLSQTEEYLHKLGGKITATKKQQEVDEAANAAAVAARAQGLSEEEVRAAAACAREEVMIRNRFSEMNAPRDGSSVNKYYHLAHAVNERVIKQPSMLRAGTLRDYQLVGLQWMLSLYNNKLNGILADEMGLGKTVQVMALIAYLMEFKQNYGPHLIIVPNAVLVNWKSEFLNWLPSASCIFYVGGKDQRSKLFSQEVCAMKFNVLVTTYEFIMYDRAKLSKVDWKYIIIDEAQRMKDRESVLARDLDRYRCQRRLLLTGTPLQNDLKELWSLLNLLLPEVFDNRKAFHDWFSKPFQKEGPTHNAEDDWLETEKKVIVIHRLHQILEPFMLRRRVEDVEGSLPPKVSVVLRCRMSGFQSAVYDWIKSTGTLRVDPEDEKRRAEKNPNYQPKTYKVLNNRCMELRKTCNHPLLNYPYLNVTKDFLVKSCGKLWILDRILIKLQRAGHRVLLFSTMTKLLDILEEHLQWRRLVYRRIDGTTSLEDRESAIVDFNSPDTDCFIFLLSIRAAGRGLNLQTADTVIIYDPDPNPKNEEQAVARAHRIGQKREVKVIYLEAVVDKIASHQKEDEYRGGVVDSDDDLAGKDRYMGSIESLIRNNIQQYKIDMADEVINAGRFDQRTTHEERRLTLETLLHDEERYQETLHDVPSLQEVNRMIARSEEEVEQFDQMDEEYDWEEEMTRYDQVPKWLRASSKDVNMAIANLAKKPSKNVLFSSGVGVDSSGLAPESEKKRGRPKGKKVPIYTELDDDNGEFSEASSGERNGYSAHEDGEIGEFEDDEFSGAVGVTPVNKDQSEEDGPSFADRYEYHQGPQGAIKTRVPDQLGSSGSSSDNQRPTQIVSSSVSSQQKFGSLSALDARPSSRAKRMADELEEGEIAVSGDSHVDLQQSGSWIQDRDEGEDEQVLQPKIKRKRSLRVRPRQATERPEEALIEKPAVQRGDSSQMAFQGDRRYDLQMRNDRGHKTHAGPSGPKNNQNDASFKSKRSIPSRKSSSNSVKVYGLGKPGKVSRLSPDDAFEPTRESWDNKLMNASGTYSGGTKMSEVIQRKCKTVVTKLQKKIEKGGHQIIPLLHGLWKRIGSSGCMGGSEDSPFGLQTIDLRVDESEYSGVLEFVSDVQLMLKRAVQYFGFSHEVRSEARKVHDLFFDILKIEFPETDFREARNSISFAGPAASTTPASSRLMPVGQNKRHKLINEMEPDSSPLLKPQTRGTLHASEDAKAKSHMAQRETRFGGSSSRELSQQDDSRPFTHPGELVICKKKRKDREKLGLKPGSSSAGPVSPPGVSRSIRSPGSLPTVKEGGRLNQQTPQQLNGSGSSSSVGWANPVKRLRSDSARRRQSHL